One region of Camelina sativa cultivar DH55 chromosome 6, Cs, whole genome shotgun sequence genomic DNA includes:
- the LOC104699301 gene encoding protein DETOXIFICATION 53, which translates to MQVGEEMASLTKIACPIVMTSLLIFSRSIISMWFLSHLGKVELAGGALAMGFGNITGVSVLKGLSVGMDPICGQAFGAKRWTVLSHTFQKMFCLLIVVSIPIAFAWLNIEPIFLKLGQDPDITKVAKIYMLFFVPELLAQAMLHPLRTFLRTQGLTSPLTISAIVSILLHPLFNYVFVVRMRLGVKGVAIAMAFNTMNINVGLLVYTCFSDSIIKPWEGLALRSLFRGWWPLLSLAAPSAISVCLEYWWYEIMLFLCGLLGNPKASVAAMGILIQTTGILYVVPFAISSAIATRVGHALGGGQPTRAQCTTVIGLILAVAYGLAAAVFVTALRSVWGKMFTDEPEILGLISSALPILGLCEIGNSPQTAACGVLTGTARPKDGARVNLCAFYIVGLPVAVTTTFGFKVGFRGLWFGLLAAQMTCLVMMLYTLIRTDWSHQVKRAEELTSAAADKSHSEEETVHAEVEDEDDVGSNDLEIGLLQNTN; encoded by the coding sequence ATGCAGGTGGGAGAGGAGATGGCGTCACTCACAAAAATAGCATGCCCGATTGTGATGACATCACTGCTCATTTTTTCAAGATCAATAATTTCAATGTGGTTCCTGAGTCACCTCGGAAAAGTAGAACTCGCTGGCGGTGCGCTTGCCATGGGCTTCGGAAACATCACCGGAGTCTCCGTACTCAAAGGCCTTTCCGTTGGTATGGACCCAATATGTGGCCAAGCCTTCGGAGCTAAACGTTGGACTGTACTTAGCCACACGTTCCAGAAAATGTTCTGTCTTCTAATTGTCGTCTCCATTCCAATCGCCTTTGCGTGGCTTAACATCGAACCCATCTTCCTCAAGTTGGGTCAAGACCCGGATATAACCAAGGTCGCCAAAATCTACATGCTCTTTTTCGTCCCTGAGCTCCTGGCTCAGGCCATGCTCCACCCCCTACGAACGTTCCTCAGAACGCAAGGCCTGACTTCACCGCTAACAATATCTGCCATTGTAtccattcttcttcatcctctcttcAACTACGTCTTCGTCGTACGTATGCGTTTAGGCGTTAAGGGTGTTGCGATCGCAATGGCTTTTAACACTATGAATATCAACGTGGGACTTCTAGTTTACACGTGCTTCTCGGATTCTATCATCAAACCGTGGGAAGGGCTGGCTTTGCGGTCCCTTTTCCGCGGCTGGTGGCCACTGCTTTCTCTAGCCGCACCAAGCGCTATCTCGGTGTGCTTGGAGTATTGGTGGTATGAGATCATGCTTTTTCTTTGTGGGCTTCTTGGGAACCCTAAAGCAAGTGTAGCCGCCATGGGAATACTGATTCAGACCACGGGGATATTATACGTAGTCCCGTTTGCGATAAGCAGCGCCATAGCAACCCGTGTAGGACACGCGTTAGGAGGCGGCCAACCCACACGGGCTCAATGTACGACTGTGATTGGTTTGATACTTGCTGTCGCGTACGGCTTAGCAGCTGCTGTTTTTGTAACGGCGCTTAGGTCGGTTTGGGGAAAGATGTTCACGGATGAACCGGAGATTCTCGGGCTGATTTCATCCGCGCTTCCTATATTGGGGCTTTGTGAGATTGGAAACTCGCCGCAGACAGCTGCATGCGGAGTCTTGACGGGGACGGCGAGGCCTAAAGATGGTGCACGCGTTAACCTATGCGCATTCTACATTGTAGGGTTGCCTGTGGCAGTCACGACTACGTTTGGGTTTAAGGTTGGGTTTCGTGGGCTATGGTTTGGACTGTTGGCTGCACAGATGACGTGTTTGGTAATGATGCTTTATACGTTGATCCGTACGGACTGGAGCCATCAAGTGAAGCGGGCTGAGGAACTTACATCCGCTGCAGCCGATAAAAGTCACTCGGAAGAAGAAACCGTCCATGCTGAagtagaagacgaagatgatgttGGTAGTAATGATCTGGAGATTGGTTTACTACAAAACACGAATTGA
- the LOC104792658 gene encoding non-specific lipid-transfer protein 1-like, with protein MAKGMKFACLVLACMIVVGPITANAALLSCEAVHNYLAPCIVYVIQGGVMPRGCCNGVRNLYSTAHSTADRQQICGCIQQNARRVGSVLNPGRAAGIPKACGVKIPYKISYSLNCKTVR; from the exons ATGGCCAAAGGGATGAAGTTTGCATGCTTGGTCTTGGCATGCATGATTGTGGTTGGTCCAATCACAGCTAACGCGGCTCTGCTCAGTTGTGAGGCCGTTCACAACTACTTGGCACCGTGCATTGTCTACGTGATACAAGGTGGTGTCATGCCCCGAGGTTGCTGCAACGGCGTCAGAAACCTTTACAGCACGGCCCATTCGACCGCAGACCGTCAGCAAATTTGCGGTTGCATTCAACAGAACGCTAGACGCGTAGGATCTGTTCTTAACCCTGGCCGTGCAGCTGGAATTCCTAAGGCATGTGGAGTCAAAATTCCATACAAGATCAGCTATAGCCTCAACTGCAAGAC CGTGAGGTGA
- the LOC104792659 gene encoding non-specific lipid-transfer protein 1, with translation MAGVMKLACLFLACMIVAGPITANAALSCGAVNSNLGPCIGYVMQGGIIPPACCTGVRNLNSMARTTPDRQQACSCIQNAARGLGGGLNAGRAAGIPKACGVNIPYKISTSTNCKTVR, from the coding sequence ATGGCCGGAGTGATGAAGTTGGCATGCTTGTTCTTGGCCTGCATGATCGTGGCCGGTCCAATCACAGCTAACGCGGCTCTGAGTTGTGGCGCCGTTAACAGCAACTTGGGACCGTGCATTGGATACGTGATGCAAGGTGGTATCATTCCCCCAGCTTGCTGCACCGGCGTTAGAAACCTTAACAGCATGGCCCGTACAACCCCAGACCGTCAACAAGCTTGTAGCTGCATTCAAAATGCCGCTAGAGGCCTAGGCGGTGGTCTCAACGCTGGCCGTGCAGCTGGAATCCCCAAGGCATGTGGAGTCAACATTCCTTACAAGATCAGCACCAGCACCAACTGCAAGAC